The Sinobacterium norvegicum genome includes a region encoding these proteins:
- a CDS encoding DUF1244 domain-containing protein, producing the protein MEIEAAAFRRLLAHFDQRSDVQNIDLMNLAGFCRNCLSKWYRAEAEERGVEIDYDQARERVYGMPYDDWKKINQTPASAEQLASYEKNKPKE; encoded by the coding sequence ATGGAAATTGAGGCCGCCGCCTTTCGTCGATTATTGGCACATTTTGACCAGCGTAGCGATGTGCAAAATATTGATTTGATGAATTTAGCAGGCTTTTGTCGTAACTGTTTGTCTAAGTGGTATCGAGCAGAGGCTGAGGAAAGAGGCGTTGAAATTGATTATGACCAGGCAAGAGAAAGGGTGTATGGGATGCCTTATGATGATTGGAAAAAAATAAATCAAACCCCGGCCAGTGCAGAGCAATTAGCCAGTTATGAAAAAAATAAGCCGAAAGAATAA
- a CDS encoding helix-turn-helix transcriptional regulator: MKMQLFDREESASQGLIASIYSGITHEARWQQFLEILRQQLGASFATLILSPPSEFDTGVVLNALVIEEQDFTAYNEKYYALDPFTNLPPATVLTVEEWVNKSEFKASEYYRDYMMPMGVEQIMGFDLSLGDGVDVRLRVTRNTGDNLFNEHDKQLLSTTVQPLQQAVEIFMELQSAQLERELYLAAMGEMAMGVIVLDEKARVIRKNEAADRLVSADNGLLLRGDKVVIDDREENKQLVGYIEEILALRQCGEAVAPRVCKTEFAPGVLKLAILLRAIPVNQSPKSNQPCIALFISDPQHRREAPTSALTALFGFTPAESALAMRLANGLTLDEASAELGVSRNTAKSHLSAVFSKTGVTRQTKLVQLILKSVGPIT, from the coding sequence ATGAAGATGCAGTTGTTTGATCGAGAGGAATCAGCCTCGCAGGGGCTGATCGCCTCTATTTATAGTGGTATTACCCATGAGGCGAGATGGCAGCAATTTTTGGAAATCCTGCGCCAGCAACTAGGGGCAAGTTTTGCCACCTTGATTTTATCGCCGCCGAGTGAGTTTGACACCGGTGTTGTGCTCAATGCGCTGGTGATTGAGGAGCAGGACTTCACGGCTTACAATGAAAAGTATTATGCGTTAGATCCGTTTACCAACCTACCACCGGCAACTGTTTTAACCGTGGAAGAGTGGGTGAATAAGTCCGAATTTAAGGCCAGTGAATACTATCGCGATTATATGATGCCGATGGGGGTCGAACAGATTATGGGCTTCGATCTATCGCTTGGCGACGGTGTCGATGTGCGCCTGCGAGTCACCCGTAATACCGGTGACAACTTGTTCAATGAGCATGATAAACAATTATTGTCGACAACTGTTCAGCCGTTACAGCAGGCGGTAGAAATTTTTATGGAGTTGCAGTCCGCGCAACTTGAGCGCGAGCTCTATTTAGCGGCTATGGGCGAGATGGCCATGGGGGTGATTGTGCTGGATGAAAAAGCACGAGTCATTCGCAAAAATGAGGCAGCAGACCGTCTCGTCAGCGCAGATAACGGCCTGTTATTACGCGGTGATAAGGTCGTCATCGATGACCGGGAAGAAAATAAACAACTGGTCGGTTATATTGAGGAGATATTGGCGCTTCGGCAATGTGGTGAGGCGGTCGCACCGAGGGTCTGTAAAACGGAGTTTGCTCCTGGTGTTTTGAAACTGGCTATTCTATTACGTGCGATACCTGTAAATCAGAGTCCGAAATCGAATCAGCCCTGTATAGCGCTGTTTATCAGTGATCCTCAGCATCGACGAGAGGCGCCGACATCAGCGCTAACAGCATTGTTTGGCTTTACACCGGCAGAGTCAGCCTTGGCGATGCGTTTAGCAAATGGCTTGACGCTGGATGAGGCTTCAGCTGAGTTGGGGGTCTCTCGAAATACAGCAAAGTCGCACTTAAGTGCCGTCTTTTCGAAAACCGGAGTCACTCGGCAAACCAAACTGGTGCAGCTGATTTTAAAGAGTGTCGGCCCTATCACTTAA